One part of the Glycine max cultivar Williams 82 chromosome 14, Glycine_max_v4.0, whole genome shotgun sequence genome encodes these proteins:
- the LOC100789054 gene encoding protein NRT1/ PTR FAMILY 1.2 gives MLYIFNPLKILHYCLSIQRHSSKKRQAMMDSSGATNEKLLENGTPSSSQMRKGGLRTMPFIIVNESLEKVASYGIMPNMILYLRDEYRMSIAKGTSVIYTWTAASDILSIFGAFLSDSYLGRFLVIAIGSFSSLLGLTMLWLTAMIPDLKPTRESDMLGCNSATAVQLALLFFSMGLISIGAGCVRPCSIAFGADQLTIKERSNDERLLDSYFNWYYTSIAISSMIALSVIVYIQENLGWKIGFGLPALLMFISAASFILGSPFYVKVKPGHSLLTTFVQVAVVAVKNRKLSLPDCNFDQFYQDRDSEPMIPTDSLRCLNKACIKNTGTVSNPDVSVSDPWSQCTVGQVESLKSLVRLLPMWSSGVLMMVSQGSFSTLQATTLDRRLFGNFKMPAGSFNLIMILTLSIVIPLYDRIMVPLLAKYRGLPNGFGSKTRIGIGLLFVCAAKGTSAVVETIRRNAAIEQGFEDQPNAIIDMSVFWLFPEFILLGIGEAFNTVAQVEFFYNYIPKTMSSFAMALFTLELAAASVVGSVLVNIVDKVTSVGGEESWLATNINRAHLNYYYALLTCIGLINYLYFLAISCAYGPPPGQTLGASAGKEEEKFDYRELHTS, from the exons atgttatatatcttCAACCCCCTCAAAATCTTGCATTATTGCCTTTCCATTCAACGTCATAGTTCAAAGAAACGACAAGCCATGATGGATTCCTCTGGTGCCACCAACGAGAAGCTCTTAGAAAATGGcactccatcttcttctcaaaTGAGAAAAGGTGGCTTACGAACCATGCCCTTCATCATAG TGAACGAGTCTCTGGAGAAAGTGGCGAGCTACGGAATCATGCCCAACATGATACTGTATCTGAGGGACGAATACCGCATGTCTATTGCGAAGGGCACAAGCGTAATTTACACTTGGACTGCCGCGTCCGACATCTTGTCCATCTTCGGGGCATTCCTCTCAGATTCTTACTTGGGTCGATTCCTCGTCATTGCTATCGGTTCCTTCTCCAGCCTTCTT GGTTTAACCATGTTGTGGTTAACTGCCATGATACCTGACCTAAAACCTACCCGTGAATCAGACATGTTAGGCTGCAACTCTGCTACAGCAGTCCAACTAGCTCTGTTGTTCTTTTCAATGGGATTAATTTCTATTGGAGCTGGATGCGTCAGACCGTGTTCCATAGCCTTTGGAGCAGATCAACTGACAATTAAAGAAAGATCTAATGATGAGAGGCTCTTGGATAGCTACTTTAATTGGTATTATACCTCAATTGCAATATCTAGCATGATTGCATTGAGTGTAATTGTGTACATTCAAGAAAATCTAGGATGGAAAATTGGATTTGGACTACCTGCTTTGCTAATGTTCATATCGGCTGCCAGTTTCATCCTCGGTTCGCCATTCTATGTCAAAGTGAAGCCAGGTCACAGCTTACTCACTACTTTTGTGCAAGTAGCTGTGGTGGCCGTAAAGAACAGAAAACTTAGTCTTCCTGATTGCAACTTTGATCAGTTCTATCAAGATCGTGATTCTGAGCCGATGATCCCTACTGATAGCCTTAG GTGTTTGAACAAAGCTTGCATAAAAAATACTGGGACAGTCTCAAACCCTGATGTATCAGTTTCAGATCCGTGGAGCCAATGCACAGTGGGACAAGTAGAGTCGCTAAAATCATTGGTCAGACTCCTACCTATGTGGTCCTCGGGCGTCTTGATGATGGTGTCCCAAGGCTCATTCTCTACCCTCCAAGCAACTACCTTGGACCGAAGGTTATTTGGCAATTTCAAGATGCCTGCAGGGTCCTTCAATCTTATCATGATATTGACCTTATCAATAGTCATTCCCTTGTATGACCGCATAATGGTACCTCTACTAGCCAAATACAGGGGCTTGCCGAATGGATTCGGTAGTAAAACTCGAATTGGGATTGGATTGTTGTTTGTATGCGCAGCTAAGGGAACATCAGCTGTAGTTGAAACTATTAGACGAAATGCGGCCATTGAACAAGGCTTTGAGGACCAACCTAATGCTATAATTGACATGTCAGTTTTTTGGCTGTTTCCCGAGTTTATTTTGCTTGGAATAGGCGAGGCTTTTAACACTGTTGCGCAGGTTGAGTTTTTCTACAATTATATCCCCAAGACCATGTCTAGTTTTGCAATGGCTCTTTTCACTCTTGAACTTGCTGCTGCTAGTGTAGTAGGGAGTGTGTTAGTGAACATTGTGGACAAGGTCACTAGTGTAGGAGGGGAGGAGAGCTGGTTAGCAACCAACATTAACAGGGCACATCTGAATTACTATTATGCACTGCTCACTTGCATAGGTTTAATTAACTACCTCTACTTTCTTGCAATTAGTTGTGCCTATGGTCCTCCTCCAGGGCAAACACTTGGAGCTTCAGCAGGcaaggaagaagagaaatttGATTACAGGGAGTTACATACTTCCTAG